From a single Okeanomitos corallinicola TIOX110 genomic region:
- the grpE gene encoding nucleotide exchange factor GrpE has product MVNEDLTNKLQKLMQRVGISSFKNLSRAASVSERQILSLRQGKLKQMKVEVLLKISEILKISLTELIETFSDVNFPSHPENLQKNPKNPHNANTNQEIADLQREYKRVILKLEQQRAVLQQEFQQSSLQILESLLLFWPTAAQKAKDNPQLEAVKILALVQKPLDQLLQTWGVETIGSVGAEIPYNPQLHQILQGNAEVGEIVKVCYVGYRQGDKLLYRAKVNAIK; this is encoded by the coding sequence ATGGTCAATGAAGATTTAACCAATAAGTTGCAAAAATTAATGCAGCGTGTGGGAATTTCTAGTTTTAAAAATCTCAGTCGTGCAGCTAGTGTTTCCGAGCGTCAAATACTATCTTTACGGCAGGGAAAGCTAAAACAAATGAAAGTTGAGGTATTATTAAAAATTTCGGAAATATTAAAAATCTCATTAACTGAATTAATAGAAACCTTTTCAGATGTTAATTTTCCATCCCATCCAGAAAATTTACAAAAAAATCCTAAAAACCCACACAACGCTAACACAAATCAGGAAATTGCTGATTTACAAAGAGAGTACAAACGAGTAATACTCAAGCTAGAACAGCAGAGAGCGGTGTTACAACAAGAGTTTCAGCAGTCAAGTTTGCAAATATTAGAATCTTTATTGTTGTTTTGGCCAACCGCAGCACAGAAGGCCAAAGATAACCCTCAGCTAGAAGCAGTGAAAATACTTGCTTTAGTGCAAAAGCCATTAGATCAATTATTACAGACTTGGGGGGTGGAAACTATTGGTTCAGTAGGTGCTGAAATACCCTATAACCCTCAATTGCACCAAATATTGCAAGGAAATGCTGAAGTAGGCGAAATTGTAAAAGTGTGTTATGTTGGATACCGTCAAGGTGACAAGTTACTATATCGAGCTAAGGTTAACGCTATTAAATAG